From one Lolium rigidum isolate FL_2022 chromosome 4, APGP_CSIRO_Lrig_0.1, whole genome shotgun sequence genomic stretch:
- the LOC124650226 gene encoding benzyl alcohol O-benzoyltransferase-like produces MAGSAPSLKFTVRRKAPELVAPAGPTPHELKRLSDIDDQDGLRFHIPVIQFYRRNAFMSGKDPAAVVRDAVARALVHYYPFAGRLRELEGRKLAVDCTGEGVLFIEADADVRLEHFGDALQPPFPGLEELVFDVPGSSEVLGTPLLLFQVTRLSCGGFILAVRLMHTMSDAQGLVQFLAAVAELARGATVPSVLPVWRRELLEARNPPRPVFAHREYDEVPDTNGTIIPLDDMAHRSFFFGAKEVAAIRSHLAPGLRKRATTFEVLTGCLWKCRTVALAPDADEEMRMICIVNARGGKGKESAIPSGYYGNAFAFPVAVSAAGELCARPLSYAVRLVKEAKGEVDGEYMRSVADLMVQRGRPHFTVVRAYLASDVTKAGFGDLDFGWGRPVYGGPAKGGVGAIPGVASFLIPFKNAKGEDGIVIPMCLPGPAMDKFVEEMGKLLRPAAVDVAEMIPAMIKSAL; encoded by the exons ATGGCGGGCTCGGCGCCGTCGTTGAAGTTCACGGTGCGGAGGAAGGCGCCCGAGCTGGTGGCGCCGGCAGGGCCGACACCGCACGAACTGAAGCGGCTGTCGGACATCGACGACCAGGACGGTCTGCGGTTCCACATCCCCGTCATCCAGTTCTACCGCCGCAACGCGTTCATGAGCGGCAAGGACCCGGCCGCGGTGGTCCGGGACGCCGTGGCCAGGGCGCTCGTGCACTATTACCCGTTCGCCGGCCGGCTGAGGGAGCTCGAGGGCCGCAAGCTCGCTGTCGACTGCACCGGCGAGGGCGTGCTGTTCATCGAGGCTGACGCCGACGTCCGCCTCGAGCACTTCGGCGACGCCCTGCAGCCGCCCTTCCCGGGACTCGAGGAGCTCGTCTTCGACGTCCCCGGCTCGTCCGAAGTCCTCGGCACGCCGCTCCTCCTCTTCCAG GTGACACGGCTATCGTGCGGAGGCTTCATCTTGGCGGTGCGGCTGATGCACACGATGTCAGACGCGCAGGGGCTGGTGCAATTTTTGGCCGCCGTGGCGGAGCTGGCACGCGGCGCCACGGTGCCGTCCGTGCTCCCGGTGTGGAGGCGAGAGCTGCTGGAGGCGCGGAACCCGCCGCGTCCTGTCTTCGCTCACCGGGAGTACGACGAGGTGCCGGACACCAACGGGACCATCATTCCGCTCGACGACATGGCGCACCGCTCTTTCTTCTTCGGGGCCAAGGAGGTCGCCGCAATCCGTTCCCACCTGGCGCCGGGCCTCCGGAAGCGCGCCACCACGTTCGAGGTCCTCACGGGCTGCCTGTGGAAGTGCCGCACCGTggcgctggcccccgacgccgacGAGGAGATGCGGATGATCTGCATCGTCAACGCCCGCGGCGGCAAGGGCAAGGAGAGCGCCATCCCGAGCGGGTACTACGGCAACGCGTTCGCCTTCCCCGTGGCCGTGTCGGCCGCGGGCGAGCTGTGCGCGAGGCCCCTGAGCTACGCCGTGCGGCTGGTGAAGGAGGCCAAGGGGGAGGTGGACGGCGAGTACATGCGGTCGGTGGCGGACCTGATGGTGCAGCGCGGGCGGCCGCACTTCACGGTGGTGCGCGCGTACCTGGCGTCGGACGTCACCAAGGCCGGCTTCGGCGACCTGGACTTCGGGTGGGGCAGGCCCGTGTACGGTGGCCCGGCGAAGGGCGGCGTGGGCGCCATCCCCGGCGTAGCCAGCTTCCTCATCCCGTTCAAGAACGCCAAGGGCGAGGACGGCATCGTGATTCCCATGTGCCTGCCCGGCCCCGCCATGGACAAGTTCGTGGAGGAGATGGGCAAGCTGCTGCGCCCTGCGGCCGTCGACGTCGCCGAAATGATCCCCGCCATGATCAAATCTGCGCTCTGA